Proteins from a genomic interval of Echeneis naucrates chromosome 21, fEcheNa1.1, whole genome shotgun sequence:
- the scn1laa gene encoding sodium channel, voltage-gated, type I-like, alpha — protein MAQLLVPPGPDSFHPFSRESLKAIEGRIAEEKAKKPKGEKKKRSDENKGRPSRDLEAGKSLPLLYGDIPTGLVSTPLEDLDPFYSNQKTFIVLNKGKVIFRFNAAPALYLLSPFNLLRRISIKILVHSLFSVVIMCTILTNCVFMTLTRPPEWTKNVEYTFTAIYTFESLVKILARGFCIGKFTFLRDPWNWLDFCVIVMAYVTEFVNLGNLSALRTFRVLRAFKAISVIPGLKTIVGALFQSVKKLSDVMILTVFCLSVFALIGLQLFMGHLKQKCVRWPLEAAEAALITNWTEYILNKSNYYILKDQRDPLLCGNASEAGQCPDGFTCMRVGRNPDYDYTSFDSFGWAFLSLFRLMTQDYWENLYKQTLRAAGKPYMVFFVLVIFLGSFYLVNLILAVVAMAYEEQSQATIKEAKEKEEEFQAMMEQLKRQQEDAQAVATGAASESGEVSDKARAAESSSDTSKVSSKSAKERRNRRKKRREEEGKRADETIPKSVSQDSIRKARCRFSGEANLLNYDMKCSTAHQSFLSFRGPLFSTRRNSRTSVFSFRSQAQDVGSENEFADDESSIFEGNLSRRGSLFHPLRFDRRSSSMSQCSFLSHFLLPPNGIKHSAVDCNGVVSLVGGNSIPSSPVGLLLPKADTTDTEYKQAGGGTNHELMDFLDGPEVRQRAQSIASVITSTMEELEESRQKCPPCWYNFSHTFLIWECCPAWLKIKKMVKLIVMDPFVDLTITICIVLNTLFMAMEHYPMTKGFSRMLTVGNQVFTAIFTAEMVLKIVALDPYYYFQEGWNIFDGIIVSLSLMELCLENVVGMSVLRSFRLLRVFKLAKSWPTLNTLIKIIGNSVGALGNLTLVLAIIVFIFAVVGMQLFGKSYKDCVCKISADCTLPRWHMNDFFHSFLIVFRVLCGEWIETMWDCMEVAGTAMCIIVYMMVMVIGNLVVLNLFLALLLSSFSADNLAATEDESDTNNLQIAIARIHRGIAFLKSLLRSSCNSVCLGDKKKGKSDDKILDELHKPLGPNGVPNHTIKDFSRNTNGDVIGVDKNGDKYIVSSKSDDSIMSFINNPSLTVTVPIAVGESDFENLNTEDFSSASSDLAGCHAIVDDDGQDSSSEGSTVDGLPPGEGESIDIELEESMDPDACFPDVCVQKFLCCQVNVEVGWWKMWWTLRKTCYRIVEHNWFESFIIFMILLSSGALAFEDVNIEKRKTIKTVLEFADKIFTYIFILEMLLKWVAYGFAKYFTNAWCWLDFIIVDVSLVSMAANAMGYSELGAIKSLRTLRALRPLRALSRFEGMRVVVNALLGAIPSIFNVLLVCLIFWLIFSIMGVNLFAGKYFHCVNSTTGQRFLPSEVKNKTECEAHQKDARWKNVKINFDNVGLGYLALLQVATFKGWMDIMYAAVDSQAKPDEQPEYEINLKMYLYFVVFIIFGAFFTLNLFIGVIIDNFNQQKKKFGGQDIFMTEEQKKYYNAMKKLGSKKPQKPIPRPSNKIQAYIFDFTTKQAFDIVIMVLIWLNMVAMMVETADQSKEKDKILYWINVVFICIFTGECLLKVISLRQYYFTNGWNVFDFIIVILSIAGMFLSDIIERYFVSPTLFRVIRLARIGRVLRLIKSAKGIRTLLFALMMSLPALFNIGLLLFLVMFIYAIFGMSKFAYVKRESGIDDLFNFETFGNSMICLFQITTSAGWDTLLAPILNKPDDCNSTTEHPGNSVKGDCGNPPVGIAFFVSYIIICFLIVVNMYIAVILENFSVATEESADPLSEDDFEMFYEVWEKFDPHATQFMEYNKLSEFADALDPPLRIAKPNKLELISMDLPMVSGERIHCLDILFAFTKRVLGEGGEMDILRGQMEERFMASNPSKVSYEPITTTLRRKQEDTSAIVIQRAYRQHAKNHAASRPADTSKDRIQKDEAVIEDVVIIDNLKKTSADENELASSTASQPSSNSVTANGKHKYEKDKSEKEVVGKDVREQDI, from the exons ATGGCACAGCTGCTTGTACCACCAGGACCAGACAGCTTCCACCCTTTTAGTCGTGAGTCCCTCAAAGCCATTGAGGGAAGGATTGCTGAGGAGAAGGCAAAGAAACCcaagggagagaagaaaaaacgCAGTGATGAGAATAAGGGCAGGCCCAGCAGGGACCTGGAAGCAGGCAAATCCCTCCCTCTCCTGTATGGAGACATTCCTACTGGCTTGGTGTCGACACCGCTGGAGGACCTGGATCCCTTCTACAGCAATCAGAAA ACTTTCATAGTATTAAACAAAGGAAAGGTGATCTTCCGCTTCAACGCCGCTCCTGCCTTGTACCTCCTGAGCCCCTTCAACCTTCTGAGAAGAATATCAATTAAGATTTTGGTACACTC ATTGTTCAGTGTGGTAATCATGTGCACCATCCTCACCAACTGTGTATTTATGACACTGACTCGACCTCCTGAGTGGACAAAGAATGTAGA GTACACATTCACTGCAATCTATACCTTTGAGTCCCTTGTTAAAATTTTAGCTCGAGGCTTCTGTATAGGAAAGTTCACATTTCTCAGAGATCCATGGAACTGGCTCGATTTCTGTGTCATTGTTATGGC GTACGTAACAGAGTTTGTAAACCTAGGCAATCTTTCAGCTCTCCGCACATTCAGAGTGCTGCGAGCTTTCAAAGCTATTTCAGTAATCCCAG GCCTGAAGACCATTGTTGGTGCGTTGTTCCAGTCAGTGAAGAAGCTCTCTGATGTGATGATCCTCACAGTCTTCTGCTTAAGCGTCTTTGCCCTCATAGGGTTACAGCTGTTCATGGGCCATTTGAAGCAAAAATGTGTTCGGTGGCCTCTagaggcagcagaggcagcgCTTATCACCAACTGGACAGAGTACATACTCAATAAAA GTAATTATTATATCCTAAAAGACCAGCGAGATCCATTGCTCTGCGGAAATGCCAGTGAGGCTGG GCAGTGTCCTGACGGATTCACCTGCATGAGAGTGGGAAGGAACCCCGACTATGATTACACCAGCTTTGACTCATTTGGTTGGGCCTTCCTTTCTCTGTTCAGACTGATGACACAGGATTACTGGGAGAACCTTTACAAGCAG ACGTTGCGGGCAGCTGGCAAGCCCTACATGGTGTTTTTTGTACTTGTGATATTCCTCGGTTCCTTCTACCTGGTCAACCTGATCTTGGCTGTAGTAGCAATGGCCTATGAAGAGCAGAGCCAGGCCACCATAAAGGAGGccaaggagaaggaggaggagttcCAGGCCATGATGGAGCAGCTTAAAAGGCAGCAGGAGGATGCTCAG gCAGTAGCAACTGGAGCTGCTTCTGAAAGTGGGGAGGTCAGCGACAAAGCCAGGGCTGCTGAGAGCTCCTCTGACACCTCCAAGGTCAGCTCGAAAAGTGCGAAAGAGAGACGTAACAGGCGAAAAAAACGACGGGAAGAGGAGGGTAAACGTGCTGATGAGACTATTCCTAAATCAGTGTCACAAGACAGTATAAGGAAAGCTCGCTGTCGCTTCTCTGGGGAAGCAAACCTGCTCAACTATGACATGAAGTGCTCAACTGCACATCAG TCATTTCTGAGTTTTCGAGGACCCCTGTTCTCAACCAGACGGAACAGCAGGACCAGTGTTTTCAGTTTCCGAAGCCAGGCGCAAGATGTGGGCTCAGAGAATGAGTTTGCTGATGATGAAAGCAGTATTTTTGAGGGCAACTTAAGTCGAAGAGGCTCTTTATTTCATCCTCTGAGGTTTGACCGACGCAGCAGCAGTATGAGCCAGTGCAGCTTCTTGTCACATTTCCTGCTTCCACCCAATGGGATCAAGCATAGCGCTGTTGACTGCAATGGGGTTGTATCTCTTGTGGGTGGGAACTCAATCCCATCATCACCGGTGGGGCTCCTTCTGCCTAAA GCTGACACCACAGACACCGAGTACAAACAGGCTGGTGGAGGCACAAACCATGAACTCATGGACTTCCTTGATGGCCCAGAGGTCAGACAGAGAGCGCAAAGCATAGCAAGTGTCATAACCAGCACAATGGAAG AGCTGGAAGAATCGAGGCAGAAGTGTCCTCCTTGCTGGTACAACTTTTCCCACACCTTCCTCATCTGGGAATGTTGTCCAGCATGGCTAAAGATCAAGAAGATGGTGAAACTAATTGTGATGGACCCATTCGTGGACTTAACCATCACCATCTGTATTGTGCTCAACACATTGTTTATGGCCATGGAGCATTATCCAATGACCAAAGGTTTCTCCAGGATGCTTACTGTGGGCAATCAG gTATTCACTGCCATCTTCACTGCTGAAATGGTCCTCAAAATCGTCGCTTTGGATCCATACTATTACTTTCAAGAAGGGTGGAATATTTTTGATGGAATCATTGTTAGTTTAAGCTTGATGGAGCTTTGTTTGGAAAATGTGGTCGGCATGTCTGTTCTGAGATCGTTCAGACTG cTAAGGGTATTCAAGTTGGCTAAGTCATGGCCCACTCTTAACACCCTGATCAAAATAATTGGCAATTCAGTAGGGGCTTTGGGCAACTTGACGCTAGTTTTGGCCATCATTGTCTTCATCTTCGCTGTGGTGGGCATgcagctgtttggaaaaagctacaaggactgtgtgtgtaaaatctCTGCAGACTGCACTTTACCCAGATGGCACATGAATGACTTCTTCCATTCATTCCTCATTGTATTCCGAGTGCTTTGTGGAGAGTGGATCGAAACCATGTGGGACTGCATGGAGGTGGCTGGAACAGCCATGTGCATCATTGTCTACATGATGGTCATGGTTATTGGAAACCTTGTG GTGCTGAACCTGTTCCTAGCCCTCCTGCTGAGTTCATTCAGTGCCGACAACCTGGCAGCAACAGAGGATGAAAGTGACACGAACAACTTACAAATCGCTATTGCACGGATTCACAGAGGCATTGCCTTCCTCAAGTCCCTGCTCCGAAGCAGCTGCAACAGTGTGTGTCTCGGAGATAAGAAGAAAGGCAAGAGTGACGACAAAATTTTGGATGAGCTTCACAAACCTTTGGGGCCAAACGGTGTCCCCAACCATACCATCAAAGACTTTTCGAGGAATACCAATGGGGATGTCATTGGAGTTGACAAAAATGGAGACAAGTATATAGTCAGCAGCAAGAGTGATGATTCTATAATGTCTTTCATCAACAATCCCAGCCTGACTGTCACCGTTCCTATTGCTGTGGGAGAGTCTGACTTTGAAAACCTCAACACAGAGGACTTCAGCAGCGCCTCATCAGACCTAGCAGGATGCCATGCG ATTGTAGATGATGATGGGCAGGACAGCTCCTCTGAGGGCAGCACTGTGGATGGCTTGCCGCCTGGGGAGGGAGAGTCTATAGACATTGAACTAGAGGAATCTATGGATCCCGATGCCTGCTTTCCGGATG TCTGTGTGCAAAAGTTCCTGTGCTGTCAGGTGAATGTGGAGGTGGGCTGGTGGAAAATGTGGTGGACGCTCAGAAAGACCTGCTACAGAATTGTGGAGCACAACTGGTTTGAGagcttcatcatcttcatgatCCTGCTTAGCAGTGGAGCCTTG GCGTTTGAAGACGTCAACatagagaagagaaagaccaTTAAAACGGTGTTGGAGTTTGCAGACAAAATTTTCACCTACATCTTCATTCTGGAGATGTTACTGAAGTGGGTGGCGTACGGATTTGCCAAGTACTTCACGAATGCCTGGTGCTGGCTCGATTTCATCATTGTTGAT GTCTCACTTGTCAGCATGGCAGCAAACGCCATGGGATATTCTGAACTCGGTGCCATCAAGTCTCTGAGAACCCTACGAGCTTTGAGGCCCCTGAGAGCCTTGTCACGATTTGAGGGCATGAGG GTGGTCGTCAATGCACTGCTGGGAGCAATTCCTTCCATCTTCAATGTGCTGTTGGTATGTCTCATATTCTGGCTCATCTTCAGCATCATGGGAGTCAACTTATTTGCCGGGAAGTACTTCCATTGTGTAAACAGCACCACAGGTCAGCGTTTTCTTCCATCAGAGGTGAAGAACAAGACAGAATGTGAAGCCCATCAAAAGGATGCTCGCTGGAAGAATGTCAAAATCAACTTTGATAATGTTGGACTGGGTTATCTTGCCCTTCTGCAAGTG GCGACATTCAAGGGCTGGATGGATATTATGTATGCTGCTGTGGACTCTCAAGCCAAG CCAGACGAGCAACCTGAGTACGAGATCAACCTTAAGATGTAcctgtattttgttgttttcatcataTTTGGAGCCTTCTTCACACTGAATCTCTTTATTGGTGTCATCATAGACAACTTCaatcagcaaaagaaaa AATTTGGAGGTCAAGACATCTTTATGACcgaagaacagaaaaaatactACAATGCCATGAAAAAGCTGGGGTCAAAGAAACCACAAAAACCTATTCCCAGACCGTCA AACAAGATTCAAGCTTACATCTTTGACTTCACCACCAAACAAGCTTTTGATATTGTAATAATGGTTCTGATATGGCTAAATATGGTAGCCATGATGGTGGAAACTGCTGACCAGTCAAAGGAAAAGGACAAAATCCTCTATTGGATTAATGTAGTATTCATCTGCATCTTCACTGGGGAGTGTTTGTTGAAGGTGATCTCGCTTCGCCAATATTATTTCACGAATGGCTGGAATGTATTCGATTTCATCATAGTCATTCTGTCTATCGCTG GTATGTTTCTCTCAGACATAATAGAACGGTATTTCGTTTCGCCGACCTTGTTCAGAGTCATCCGATTGGCTCGGATTGGCCGTGTCCTCCGCCTTATTAAAAGTGCCAAAGGAATCCGTACACTATTGTTTGCCTTGATGATGTCCCTGCCCGCCTTGTTCAACATTGGcctcctgctcttcctggtGATGTTTATCTATGCCATCTTTGGCATGTCAAAATTTGCTTATGTCAAGAGGGAATCAGGTATAGATGATCTTTTCAATTTTGAGACATTTGGCAACAGCATGATCTGCCTGTTCCAGATCACCACCTCAGCTGGGTGGGACACCCTACTAGCTCCGATTCTCAACAAACCTGATGACTGTAATTCGACCACCGAGCATCCTGGCAATTCCGTTAAAGGAGACTGTGGGAACCCTCCCGTGGGAATTGCCTTCTTTGTGAGCTACATCATCATCTGTTTCCTGATTGTGGTGAATATGTACATTGCAGTCATCCTGGAGAACTTCAGTGTGGCCACTGAGGAGAGTGCCGACCCACTGAGTGAGGACgactttgaaatgttttatgaggTCTGGGAAAAATTTGATCCTCATGCAACACAGTTCATGGAGTATAATAAGCTTTCAGAATTTGCAGATGCTTTGGATCCACCGCTACGCATAGCCAAGCCTAACAAGCTTGAACTGATTTCCATGGATTTACCCATGGTGAGTGGTGAACGTATTCACTGCCTGGACATTCTGTTTGCATTCACCAAACGTGTTCTGGGTGAAGGAGGGGAGATGGATATCCTAAGGGGGCAGATGGAGGAACGCTTCATGGCTTCCAATCCTTCCAAAGTGTCCTATGAACCCATCACAACCACCCTCCGCCGCAAACAGGAGGACACATCAGCCATCGTCATCCAGAGAGCATACAGACAGCACGCGAAGAATCACGCTGCCAGTAGGCCTGCCGACACGTCCAAAGATAGGATTCAAAAGGACGAAGCAGTTATTGAAGACGTTGTCATCATAGACAACCTCAAAAAAACTAGTGCCGATGAGAATGAACTTGCATCTTCAACTGCCTCTCAACCGTCATCTAACAGTGTGACAgcaaatggaaaacacaaatatgaaaaagacaaaagtgaaaAGGAGGTTGTAGGCAAAGATGTCAGAGAGCAAGATATATAA
- the slc38a11 gene encoding putative sodium-coupled neutral amino acid transporter 11, producing MAQQLNSEEGTELISPQKAGEEPKGSRASASFNFINSIIGSGVIGLPYALNMAGLPFGLLLLVVVALITDYSIILLIKGGNLSGTNSYQALVQSTFGFPGFLILSGLQFLYPFIAMISYNITIGDTMTKVFQRIPGVGPDNVLAERHFVILLSTIGFTLPLSLYRNIEKLGKVSLLSTLLTLAILVIVIIKAATLGPQIPLTENAWAFAKWNAIQAVGVMSFAFICHHNSFLIYGSMEQPTLANWSRVTHVSVGSALVISTTFAVAGYVTFTGYTQGDVFENYCRNDNLATFARFCFGLSIITTFPLECFVTREVLSNVICSRKLSNAEHVAITMLILAVCTAISLGYDCLGVVLELNGVLSATPLLFIIPSACFLKLSHGHWLQRENLIPAALIVIGVFVMITGLTMTGLYPQDCSHGVEMFYCADANVSGTVPPL from the exons ATGGCTCAGCAG CTAAACAGCGAAGAAGGCACCGAATTGATTTCTCCACAAAAAGCTGGGGAGGAACCAAAAGGCTCCAGAGCATCAGCGTCGTTCAATTTCATCAATTCCATCATCGGATCAGGAGTTATAG gttTACCTTATGCACTGAACATGGCAGGGCTCCCCTTTGGCCTCCTGCTTTTGGTAGTTGTTGCGCTCATCACAG ACTACTCAATCATCTTATTAATTAAAGGAGGCAACCTTTCAGGGACCAACAGTTATCAAGCACTGGTACAAAGCACATTTGGTTTTCCCGGATTTCTGATTTTATCTGGACTGCAATTCCTTTATCCTTTCATTG CTATGATTAGCTACAACATCACAATTGGGGACACAATGACCAAAGTATTCCAGAGAATACCAGGAG TTGGTCCAGATAACGTACTTGCAGAGCGTCACTTTGTGATCTTGCTTTCAACCATTGGTTTCACTCTGCCGCTCTCACTTTATCGAAATATAGAGAAGCTTGGGAAA GTGTCCCTCCTGTCAACGCTGCTGACTCTTGCCATCCTCGTCATTGTAATCATCAAAGCAGCTACCTTGGGACCCCAAAT CCCCCTGACAGAGAATGCATGGGCATTTGCAAAGTGGAATGCAATTCAGGCAGTTGGTGTGATGTCCTTTG CATTTATATGCCACCACAACAGCTTTCTCATCTACGGTTCCATGGAGCAGCCCACACTGGCTAACTGGTCTCGAGTCACCCATGTCTCAGTTGGTTCTGCTCTCGTGATCAGCACTACATTTGCTGTTGCTGGCTATGTCACCTTCACCGGCTACACGCAAG GAGACGTATTTGAGAACTACTGCAGAAATGATAACCTGGCAACATTTGCCCGCTTCTGTTTTGGCCTTAGCATAATAACCACATTTCCACTGGAGTGTTTTGTTACGCGAGAG GTGCTATCTAATGTAATATGCAGTCGCAAACTTTCGAATGCCGAACATGTGGCCATAACTATGCTCATACTCGCAGTTTGCACAGCAATATCTTTGGGCTATGACTGTCTGGGAGTTGTTTTGGAGTTGAAT GGTGTACTGAGCGCCAcacctctcctcttcatcattcCATCGGCATGCTTCTTAAAACTCTCCCATGGCCACTGGTTGCAGCGGGAAAACTTGATACCAGCTGCCTTGATAGTAATTGGTGTATTCGTCATGATCACTGGCCTGACTATGACTGGCCTCTACCCTCAAGACTGTTCACACGGCGTAGAGATGTTCTACTGTGCAGATGCAAATGTCTCTGGCACTGTACCGCCCCTGTAA